A single window of Jiangella alkaliphila DNA harbors:
- a CDS encoding NAD-dependent epimerase/dehydratase family protein: MIIVTGGSGQAGRACVADLAAHGYDVASVDLAPPADPSVRHSRVDLTDYGQTVAAFAGIDDRIGGVTGIVHLAAIRAPGLAPNPVTFSVNTLSTYNVFEAARQLDIKNVVWASSETVLGLPFDTPPPYVPVDEEYPGRPESAYSLSKLVGETMAEQFCRWDPERKIIGLRLSNVMDPEDYARFPSFQDDALKRKWNLWGYIDARDAAQAIRLALEAPLTGADVFVIANADTVMERPNGELLDEVYPGVQRRRDVGEHDTLLAIDKARRVLGYEPQYSWRQRS, encoded by the coding sequence ATGATCATCGTGACCGGTGGCAGCGGCCAAGCCGGCCGGGCCTGCGTCGCCGACCTGGCGGCACACGGCTACGACGTCGCCTCGGTGGACCTCGCGCCGCCGGCCGACCCGTCGGTCCGGCACAGCCGCGTCGACCTCACCGACTACGGGCAGACGGTGGCGGCGTTCGCGGGCATCGACGACCGCATCGGCGGCGTGACGGGCATCGTGCACCTGGCCGCGATCCGCGCGCCCGGGCTGGCGCCGAACCCCGTCACGTTCTCCGTCAACACGCTGAGCACCTACAACGTGTTCGAAGCGGCCCGGCAGCTGGACATCAAGAACGTCGTGTGGGCGTCCAGCGAGACGGTGCTCGGGCTGCCGTTCGACACCCCGCCGCCGTACGTGCCGGTCGACGAGGAGTACCCGGGCCGGCCGGAGTCGGCGTACTCGCTGTCGAAGCTGGTCGGCGAGACGATGGCCGAGCAGTTCTGCCGGTGGGACCCTGAGCGCAAGATCATCGGGCTGCGGCTGTCGAACGTCATGGACCCCGAGGACTACGCGCGGTTCCCGTCCTTCCAGGACGACGCGCTGAAGCGCAAGTGGAACCTGTGGGGCTACATCGACGCCCGCGACGCGGCGCAGGCGATCAGGCTGGCGCTGGAGGCGCCGCTGACCGGCGCCGACGTGTTCGTCATCGCCAACGCCGACACCGTCATGGAGCGGCCGAACGGCGAGCTGCTCGACGAGGTCTACCCGGGCGTCCAACGGCGGCGCGACGTCGGCGAGCACGACACGCTGCTGGCGATCGACAAGGCCCGCCGCGTGCTCGGCTACGAGCCCCAGTACAGCTGGCGTCAGCGCAGTTGA
- a CDS encoding TolB-like translocation protein yields the protein MSNTRGRRLAALLAVAAVALTACGDDSDPSAEETSTEAASEAPTDEPSTPEETTPEFSCPPELGERLPEGLDPDACWSHPDLERPALIDGTVFALEPDASDPTTDRHIIALDAETGERLWKSEVLPGEVSALRATEVDGAPGVAVVVTENDSGDALTEASAAWGYLAWPADAGGDEGGDAGSADPGFEAEVHITAPQSEVAATDVYWTDQGVLAGDQFLAPDASEFTTVNRDPEPMLVGDYDLEETFTGASGDLLLSYVRGVAWLPDGPSDGETYVGWLARTADGAEAWNAVTSTPNEEDSLFGEGPSQFAIIVGSYLLTITPTDENYTAFELSWLDAATHAPATPAPADLEGAEPTVVVTDIMADPTALLSPDGRHLFASWSTLALVIDIESGAVTRVPTDFDVYGTAIDDQTFFGSTENGSLTIDLASGEAAAIEAPRQPFDAVDGDYGIAVLEGAVGETYYLVGGRRTAAE from the coding sequence ATGAGCAACACACGCGGCCGCCGCCTCGCGGCGCTGCTGGCCGTCGCCGCGGTCGCCCTGACGGCGTGCGGCGACGACTCGGATCCGTCGGCTGAGGAGACCAGCACCGAGGCTGCGAGCGAGGCGCCGACGGACGAACCGTCCACCCCGGAGGAGACCACGCCGGAGTTCAGCTGCCCGCCGGAGCTCGGCGAGCGGCTGCCCGAGGGCCTGGACCCGGACGCGTGCTGGTCCCACCCCGACCTGGAGCGCCCGGCGCTGATCGACGGCACCGTGTTCGCCCTCGAGCCCGACGCCTCCGACCCCACGACGGATCGCCACATCATCGCGCTCGACGCCGAGACCGGTGAGCGGCTGTGGAAGTCCGAGGTGCTGCCCGGCGAGGTGTCGGCGCTGCGGGCCACCGAGGTCGACGGCGCGCCCGGCGTCGCCGTCGTGGTCACCGAGAACGACTCCGGCGACGCGCTGACCGAGGCGTCGGCGGCCTGGGGCTACCTGGCCTGGCCGGCCGACGCGGGTGGCGACGAGGGCGGCGACGCCGGCAGCGCGGATCCCGGCTTCGAGGCCGAGGTGCACATCACCGCGCCTCAGTCCGAGGTCGCGGCGACGGACGTCTACTGGACCGACCAGGGTGTTCTGGCCGGTGACCAGTTCCTCGCGCCGGACGCCAGCGAGTTCACCACGGTGAACCGCGACCCGGAGCCGATGCTCGTGGGCGACTACGACCTGGAGGAGACCTTCACCGGGGCGTCCGGCGACCTGCTGCTCTCCTACGTCCGCGGCGTCGCCTGGCTGCCCGACGGCCCGTCGGACGGCGAGACCTACGTCGGCTGGCTGGCCCGCACCGCCGACGGCGCCGAGGCATGGAACGCGGTGACGTCGACCCCCAACGAGGAGGACAGCCTGTTCGGCGAGGGCCCCAGCCAGTTCGCCATCATCGTCGGGTCGTATCTGCTCACCATCACCCCGACCGACGAAAACTACACGGCGTTCGAGCTGAGCTGGCTCGACGCCGCCACGCACGCGCCCGCCACGCCGGCCCCGGCCGACCTCGAAGGCGCCGAGCCGACCGTCGTCGTGACCGACATCATGGCCGACCCCACCGCACTGCTGTCGCCTGACGGGCGCCACCTGTTCGCCTCGTGGTCGACGCTGGCGCTGGTCATCGACATCGAGTCCGGAGCGGTCACGCGCGTGCCGACCGACTTCGACGTCTACGGCACGGCGATCGACGACCAGACGTTCTTCGGCTCGACCGAGAACGGGTCGCTGACGATCGACCTGGCCAGCGGCGAGGCGGCGGCGATCGAGGCGCCGCGGCAGCCCTTCGACGCCGTCGACGGCGACTACGGAATAGCGGTCCTGGAGGGCGCGGTGGGCGAGACGTACTACCTGGTCGGCGGCCGCCGCACGGCCGCGGAATAG
- a CDS encoding SDR family NAD(P)-dependent oxidoreductase, which translates to MNTQTRTGLDGRAAMVIGGSRGIGAAVVRRLAEDGADVAFTYLADTAAADKVVAAVEEAGRRALALRVDSADAAALRAAVDTVADRFGRLDILVNNAARYPVGPIEELGLDEFDRTIAVNVRAPFVASTAAARHMTGGGSIVTIGSLVAERTVFPGYGLYSMSKTALTGLTKGLARDLGSRGIRANIVHPGPTDTDLSPADGPYSDVVRSHTALGRYADPAEIAATVAHLAGDDSRYITGTSVLVDGGFTI; encoded by the coding sequence ATGAACACGCAGACGAGAACCGGGCTCGACGGCAGGGCGGCCATGGTCATCGGCGGTAGCAGGGGCATCGGCGCGGCGGTGGTCCGCCGGCTGGCCGAGGACGGTGCCGACGTCGCCTTCACCTATCTCGCGGACACCGCGGCCGCCGACAAGGTGGTCGCCGCGGTCGAGGAGGCCGGACGGCGCGCGCTCGCCCTGCGGGTCGACAGCGCCGACGCGGCCGCGCTGAGGGCCGCCGTCGACACCGTCGCCGACCGGTTCGGCCGGCTCGACATCCTGGTCAACAACGCCGCGCGCTACCCCGTCGGGCCGATCGAGGAGCTCGGCCTGGACGAGTTCGACCGCACCATCGCGGTGAACGTCCGGGCGCCGTTCGTCGCATCGACGGCAGCGGCCCGGCACATGACCGGCGGCGGCAGCATCGTGACCATCGGCAGCCTGGTCGCCGAGCGCACCGTCTTCCCCGGCTACGGGCTGTACTCGATGAGCAAGACCGCCCTGACCGGTCTGACGAAGGGCCTGGCGCGCGATCTCGGCAGCCGGGGGATCCGGGCCAACATCGTGCACCCCGGCCCCACCGACACCGACCTCAGTCCGGCCGACGGGCCGTACTCCGACGTCGTCCGGTCGCACACGGCGCTCGGCCGGTACGCCGACCCGGCCGAGATCGCCGCCACCGTCGCACATCTCGCCGGCGACGACAGCCGCTACATCACCGGCACGTCGGTGCTGGTGGACGGTGGTTTCACCATCTGA
- a CDS encoding sulfurtransferase — protein sequence MSRESSLVSADWVEQNLDNPKVVLVEVDEDTAAYDKNHIRGAVKVNWSTDLRDPVRRDFVTKEQFEALLSGLGIANDDTVVLYGGNNNWFAAYAYWYFKVYGHNDVRLLDGGRKIWELESRELVDAVPSRQGTTYTAQAPDNTIRAFRDEVVAAIGAQNLVDVRSPDEYAGRLLAPAHLPQEVSQVPGHIPTAANVPWSKAANDDGTFRSDDELRALYGEVGVDFGKDTIAYCRIGERSSHTWFVLREILGIQNVKNYDGSWTEYGSLVGVPVALGDEPGKV from the coding sequence ATGAGCCGCGAGTCCAGCCTCGTCTCGGCCGACTGGGTCGAGCAGAACCTCGACAACCCGAAGGTGGTGCTCGTCGAGGTCGACGAGGACACCGCCGCCTACGACAAGAACCACATCCGCGGTGCGGTGAAGGTCAACTGGTCGACCGACCTGCGCGACCCGGTCCGCCGTGACTTCGTGACCAAGGAGCAGTTCGAGGCGCTGCTCAGTGGCCTCGGCATCGCCAACGACGACACCGTCGTGCTGTACGGCGGCAACAACAACTGGTTCGCCGCATACGCATATTGGTACTTCAAGGTCTATGGGCACAACGACGTCCGCCTGCTCGACGGCGGCCGGAAGATCTGGGAGCTGGAGAGCCGCGAGCTCGTCGACGCCGTCCCGTCCCGCCAGGGCACGACGTACACGGCGCAGGCCCCGGACAACACGATCCGCGCCTTCCGCGACGAGGTCGTCGCCGCTATCGGCGCGCAGAACCTGGTCGACGTCCGCTCGCCCGACGAGTACGCCGGCCGGCTGCTCGCCCCGGCCCACCTGCCGCAGGAGGTGTCGCAGGTCCCGGGCCACATCCCGACCGCGGCGAACGTCCCGTGGAGCAAGGCGGCCAACGACGACGGCACCTTCCGCTCCGACGACGAGCTGCGCGCCCTGTACGGCGAGGTCGGCGTCGACTTCGGCAAGGACACCATCGCCTACTGCCGCATCGGCGAGCGCTCGTCGCACACGTGGTTCGTGCTGCGCGAGATCCTCGGCATCCAGAACGTCAAGAACTACGACGGTTCGTGGACCGAGTACGGCTCGCTGGTCGGCGTCCCGGTCGCCCTCGGTGACGAGCCCGGGAAGGTCTGA
- the dtd gene encoding D-aminoacyl-tRNA deacylase — protein sequence MRAVVQRVTSASVSVGGEVVGAIEPDGQGLLVLVGVTHDDSPDSAAKLAHKVWGLRILADERSASDAGAPILVVSQFTLYADTAKGRRPSWGAAAPGPVSEPLVDEFVAALRELGAPVETGVFGADMQVSLVNDGPVTLILET from the coding sequence ATGCGAGCGGTCGTGCAGCGGGTGACGTCGGCGTCGGTCTCGGTCGGCGGCGAGGTCGTCGGCGCCATCGAACCGGACGGGCAGGGGCTGCTGGTGCTCGTCGGCGTGACCCACGACGACAGCCCGGACAGCGCCGCCAAGCTGGCCCACAAGGTGTGGGGCCTGCGCATCCTCGCCGACGAGCGGTCCGCGTCCGACGCCGGCGCGCCGATCCTCGTCGTCAGCCAGTTCACGCTCTATGCCGACACCGCGAAGGGCCGCCGCCCGTCGTGGGGCGCGGCGGCGCCGGGACCGGTGTCCGAGCCGCTCGTCGACGAGTTCGTCGCCGCGCTGCGCGAGCTCGGCGCGCCCGTCGAGACCGGCGTCTTCGGCGCGGACATGCAGGTCAGCCTGGTCAACGACGGCCCGGTGACACTCATCCTCGAGACCTGA
- a CDS encoding alpha/beta hydrolase: MSGADTEPRPDASPKRSGHSRRLQAADGTLLHARYFPRRDGGSGDLAVVVAHGFTQSSRSPQMKRICGWLSEHTSVVLLDLRGHGRSHGHSTLGWREVLDMDAAVSWARALGYRRVATLGFSLGSAVAVRHGALHRGVGAVAAVSVPGEWHYRGTAAMRTLLKLILTKPGRMLLRLLRRTRVSPSGWSTPDPIDARAAAAELDVPLLVVHGDKDDYFPVHHAWQVHAAAPEATLWLERGFGHAEAGATEGLVTRIGAWLDEHTLAVEPVRA, encoded by the coding sequence ATGTCTGGGGCAGACACAGAACCCCGACCGGACGCTTCGCCGAAACGTTCCGGACACTCGCGCCGCCTGCAGGCGGCCGACGGGACGCTGCTGCATGCCCGCTACTTCCCGCGCCGCGACGGCGGCAGCGGCGACCTCGCGGTCGTCGTCGCGCACGGCTTCACCCAGAGCTCGCGCAGCCCGCAGATGAAGCGCATCTGCGGCTGGCTGAGCGAACACACGTCGGTCGTCCTGCTCGACCTGCGCGGGCACGGCCGGTCCCACGGCCACTCGACGCTGGGCTGGCGCGAGGTGCTCGACATGGACGCCGCGGTGAGCTGGGCGCGCGCCCTCGGCTACCGGCGGGTCGCGACGCTCGGGTTCTCGCTGGGCTCCGCGGTCGCGGTCCGGCACGGCGCGCTGCACCGCGGCGTCGGCGCGGTGGCCGCCGTCAGCGTCCCGGGCGAGTGGCACTACCGCGGCACGGCCGCTATGCGGACGCTGCTCAAGCTGATCCTCACCAAGCCGGGCCGCATGCTGCTGCGGCTGCTGCGCCGCACCCGGGTCTCGCCGTCCGGCTGGTCGACGCCCGACCCGATCGACGCGCGGGCGGCGGCGGCCGAGCTGGACGTCCCGCTGCTGGTGGTGCACGGCGACAAGGACGACTACTTCCCGGTGCACCACGCCTGGCAGGTGCACGCCGCCGCGCCTGAGGCGACGCTCTGGCTGGAGCGCGGTTTCGGGCACGCCGAGGCCGGCGCCACCGAAGGACTGGTGACGCGCATCGGCGCCTGGCTCGACGAGCACACTCTCGCGGTCGAGCCCGTGCGGGCATGA
- a CDS encoding YybH family protein, with product MDTTEIRALLDDRSEAITARDLDRLLAFYSQDVVYFDLVPPLYYAGIDALRKRFADWFTRWSSPIGQDVRDVHVAAGGDVAAAHMLIRTSGTLTTGTEVGYWVRATDTLRRESGAWLIAHEHVSLPVEFPAGTAAMDLLPPG from the coding sequence ATGGACACCACCGAGATCAGGGCGCTGCTGGACGACCGCTCCGAGGCCATCACGGCGAGGGACCTCGACCGGCTGCTCGCCTTCTACAGCCAGGACGTCGTCTACTTCGACCTCGTACCGCCGCTTTACTACGCCGGGATCGACGCGCTGCGGAAGCGGTTCGCCGACTGGTTCACCCGCTGGTCGAGCCCGATCGGGCAGGACGTCCGCGACGTGCACGTCGCGGCGGGCGGCGACGTCGCGGCGGCGCACATGCTGATCCGGACCAGCGGCACGCTGACGACCGGGACCGAGGTCGGCTACTGGGTCCGCGCGACCGACACCCTGCGCCGGGAGTCCGGCGCCTGGCTGATCGCCCACGAACACGTCTCGCTGCCGGTCGAGTTCCCGGCCGGAACCGCGGCAATGGACCTGCTGCCGCCGGGCTAG
- a CDS encoding DUF4395 domain-containing protein → MPTRIDPRGPRFAAALTTVVLAVVLVTGSAWLLAVQGLVFAAGALLGLPRAPYGLLYAKLVRPRLGPPGELEDAAPPRFAQAVGLVFAVAGVIAFATGLTVVAYVAVAAALAAAFLNAAFGFCLGCEIYLAYRRLFPSQPNTTEVAS, encoded by the coding sequence ATGCCGACTCGCATCGACCCCAGGGGTCCCCGGTTCGCGGCCGCGCTCACCACCGTCGTGCTCGCGGTCGTCCTGGTCACCGGCAGCGCCTGGCTGCTGGCCGTCCAGGGCCTGGTGTTCGCGGCCGGAGCGCTGCTCGGGCTGCCGCGGGCGCCGTACGGGCTGCTGTACGCGAAGCTCGTCCGGCCCCGGCTCGGTCCGCCCGGCGAGCTCGAAGACGCCGCGCCGCCGCGGTTCGCCCAGGCCGTCGGGCTGGTGTTCGCCGTCGCCGGCGTCATCGCCTTCGCCACCGGGCTGACCGTCGTCGCGTACGTCGCCGTCGCGGCCGCGCTGGCCGCGGCGTTCCTCAACGCCGCCTTCGGCTTCTGCCTGGGCTGCGAGATCTACCTCGCCTACCGGCGTCTGTTCCCATCCCAACCCAACACCACGGAGGTCGCGTCATGA
- a CDS encoding thioredoxin family protein, whose translation MTGLVVVVAVLAAATAFGLWRRARDGRVTEARVDDLLGPDELGAALGERATLVQFSTAFCQPCRAARATLRHVAADTDGVVHVEIDAEHHLDLVRRLNILRTPTTLVLDGSGRIVRRATGAPRLADVRAALPV comes from the coding sequence GTGACAGGACTGGTGGTCGTCGTCGCCGTGCTCGCGGCCGCCACGGCGTTCGGGCTGTGGCGGCGGGCCCGCGACGGCCGGGTGACGGAGGCGAGGGTGGACGACCTGCTGGGCCCCGACGAACTGGGCGCGGCGCTGGGCGAACGGGCCACGCTGGTGCAGTTCTCGACGGCGTTCTGCCAGCCGTGCCGGGCGGCCCGGGCGACGCTGAGGCACGTCGCCGCCGACACCGACGGTGTCGTCCACGTCGAGATCGACGCCGAGCACCACCTCGACCTCGTCCGCCGGCTGAACATCCTGCGCACACCCACCACACTGGTGCTCGACGGCAGCGGCCGGATCGTCCGCCGGGCCACCGGCGCGCCGCGGCTGGCCGACGTCCGTGCGGCGCTTCCTGTCTGA
- the ygfZ gene encoding CAF17-like 4Fe-4S cluster assembly/insertion protein YgfZ, producing the protein MDVYRSPLLDRPGAVEATEPDEGVAAHYGDPFREQRRLVAGEGAVDLSHRGVLRVSGPERLTWLHQMLTQHVEHLEPHRATSALFLDANGRVEHALYGVDDGEAFWFHLERSSAEPLRDFLEKMKFWSQVEITDVTDEYAVVWEPATEPAAAHLSRVTVRGRDVFVPRAELAAYVTEPAGVWAHEALRIEAREPRQGLDTDDRTIPHEVGWIGTAVHMDKGCYRGQETVARVHTLGRPPRRLVLLHLDGSVDTLPEHGAPVELDGRTVGTVGSAARHHELGPVALAVVKRNTPVDAQLLAGGVAAAQEVVVDPEAGLHVRAQLR; encoded by the coding sequence ATGGACGTCTACCGCAGCCCGCTGCTGGACCGGCCGGGGGCCGTCGAGGCCACCGAGCCCGACGAGGGCGTCGCCGCGCACTACGGCGACCCGTTCCGCGAGCAGCGCCGCCTCGTCGCCGGCGAGGGCGCGGTCGACCTCTCCCACCGTGGCGTCCTGCGGGTCAGCGGCCCTGAGCGGCTCACCTGGCTGCACCAGATGCTCACCCAGCACGTCGAGCACCTCGAGCCGCACCGGGCCACGTCCGCTCTGTTCCTCGACGCGAACGGCCGGGTCGAGCACGCGCTGTACGGCGTCGACGACGGCGAGGCGTTCTGGTTCCACCTGGAGCGGTCGTCGGCCGAACCGCTGCGCGACTTCCTGGAGAAGATGAAGTTCTGGTCCCAGGTCGAGATCACCGACGTGACGGACGAGTACGCCGTCGTGTGGGAGCCGGCGACGGAGCCGGCGGCCGCGCACCTGAGCCGGGTCACCGTGCGCGGCCGCGACGTGTTCGTCCCGCGCGCCGAGCTGGCCGCGTACGTCACCGAGCCGGCCGGCGTCTGGGCCCACGAGGCGCTGCGCATCGAGGCGCGCGAGCCCCGCCAGGGCCTCGACACCGACGACCGCACCATCCCGCACGAGGTCGGCTGGATCGGCACTGCCGTCCACATGGACAAGGGCTGCTACCGCGGCCAGGAGACCGTCGCCCGGGTGCACACGCTCGGCCGGCCGCCGCGGCGGCTGGTGCTGCTGCACCTCGACGGCTCCGTCGACACGCTGCCCGAGCACGGCGCCCCCGTCGAGCTGGACGGCCGCACCGTCGGCACCGTCGGCTCGGCCGCCCGCCACCACGAGCTGGGCCCCGTCGCGCTCGCCGTCGTCAAGCGGAACACCCCGGTCGACGCCCAACTGCTGGCCGGCGGGGTCGCCGCGGCGCAGGAGGTCGTCGTCGACCCCGAGGCCGGCCTGCACGTACGGGCTCAACTGCGCTGA
- a CDS encoding MoaD/ThiS family protein, giving the protein MAKVTLRYWAAIRAAAGIPAEVVDAGTLAEALAEARSAHRDSPRFAAVLDICAVVVDGTPAGSRDPATVVLREGAAIELLPPFAGGSSPLPFYSAAVRRPPTR; this is encoded by the coding sequence ATGGCGAAGGTGACGCTGAGGTACTGGGCCGCCATCCGCGCGGCGGCGGGCATCCCCGCGGAGGTCGTCGACGCCGGCACGCTCGCCGAAGCACTGGCGGAGGCCCGCTCGGCGCACCGCGACAGCCCCCGCTTCGCCGCCGTCCTGGACATCTGCGCCGTCGTCGTCGACGGCACCCCCGCTGGGTCGCGCGACCCCGCCACCGTCGTCCTGCGCGAGGGCGCGGCGATCGAGCTGCTCCCGCCGTTCGCCGGCGGGAGCAGCCCGCTGCCGTTCTATTCCGCGGCCGTGCGGCGGCCGCCGACCAGGTAG
- a CDS encoding DsrE family protein, whose translation MERRLVVKVTAGSDAPERCSQAFTVATTALAAGATVSLWLTGESAWFALPGRAAEFELPHAAPLPDLLDALLAGGTVTLCTQCAARRGIGPDDVIDGVRIAGAPTFVEEIMADGVQALVY comes from the coding sequence ATGGAGCGACGTCTCGTGGTCAAGGTCACCGCCGGATCGGACGCACCGGAACGGTGCTCGCAGGCTTTCACGGTCGCGACGACGGCGCTCGCGGCGGGCGCGACGGTGTCGCTGTGGCTGACCGGCGAGTCGGCGTGGTTCGCGCTGCCCGGCCGGGCCGCCGAGTTCGAGCTGCCGCACGCCGCGCCGCTGCCCGACCTGCTGGACGCGCTGCTGGCCGGCGGGACGGTCACGCTGTGCACCCAGTGCGCGGCCCGCCGCGGCATCGGCCCCGACGACGTCATCGACGGCGTGCGCATCGCCGGCGCCCCGACCTTCGTCGAGGAGATCATGGCCGACGGCGTCCAAGCCCTCGTCTACTGA
- a CDS encoding asparaginase, translated as MHAGDAVLVAEVVRSGLVESRHRGSVVALAADGSVAFTAGQVDAPMYPRSSNKPAQAAAMLRLGLPLDGELLALAAASHSGEPLHVDGVRRILALGGLEESALRNTPGYPIDHTTMADYVRKGGEPSSLTADCSGKHAAMLLTCVVNSWPTDGYLDPAHPLQVAIRDTVGSLAGAPVAHTGVDGCGAPLFAVPLTGLARMFRSLALAPSGTPDRRVVEAIQAHPEYTSGTTRDEAQLIRGLPGLFAKGGAESVLAAALDDGRAVALKIDDGGYRARMPVLVAALRRLGVDAPVLDELASAPVLGGGHPVGEIRAAIDWPA; from the coding sequence ATGCACGCGGGCGACGCCGTCCTGGTGGCTGAGGTGGTCCGGTCGGGGCTGGTGGAGTCGCGGCACCGTGGCTCGGTTGTCGCACTGGCGGCCGACGGGTCGGTGGCGTTCACCGCCGGCCAGGTGGACGCGCCGATGTACCCGCGCTCGTCGAACAAGCCGGCGCAGGCCGCCGCGATGCTCCGGCTGGGGCTGCCGCTGGACGGTGAGCTGCTGGCGCTCGCGGCGGCCAGCCACTCCGGCGAGCCGCTGCACGTCGACGGTGTGCGGCGCATCCTCGCGCTCGGCGGCCTGGAGGAGTCGGCGCTGCGGAACACGCCGGGCTACCCGATCGACCACACGACGATGGCCGACTATGTGCGCAAGGGCGGCGAGCCGTCGTCGCTGACCGCCGACTGCTCCGGCAAGCACGCCGCGATGCTGCTGACCTGCGTCGTCAACTCCTGGCCGACTGACGGCTATCTGGACCCGGCGCATCCGCTGCAGGTGGCGATCCGCGACACCGTCGGCTCGCTGGCCGGCGCTCCCGTCGCCCACACCGGCGTCGACGGCTGCGGCGCGCCGCTGTTCGCCGTGCCGCTGACCGGGCTGGCGCGGATGTTCCGGTCGCTCGCGCTGGCGCCGTCAGGGACGCCTGACCGGCGGGTGGTGGAGGCGATCCAGGCGCACCCCGAGTACACCAGCGGCACCACGCGCGACGAGGCGCAGCTGATCCGCGGCCTACCCGGCCTGTTCGCCAAGGGCGGCGCCGAGTCCGTCCTCGCCGCCGCCCTCGACGACGGCCGCGCCGTCGCCCTCAAGATCGACGACGGCGGCTACCGCGCCCGCATGCCCGTCCTCGTCGCCGCCCTCCGGCGCCTGGGTGTCGACGCTCCCGTGCTGGACGAGCTCGCCTCCGCCCCCGTCCTCGGCGGCGGCCACCCGGTCGGCGAGATCCGCGCCGCCATCGACTGGCCCGCCTAG
- a CDS encoding FABP family protein codes for MIEIPDDLHPACLPIAWLLGRWEGAGLGDYPTIEAFRFGQEVEFSYVPDKPFLSYRSRSWILDEDGNLVKPAARETGYWRPQQDDEIEVLLTHPTGFVEIYIGQTEPARVELATRGVLKTETAKDYRTGHRLYGLVDGALMYVYEMSAMGHELQPHLSAELKRVTGATEARD; via the coding sequence TTGATCGAGATCCCGGACGACCTCCACCCGGCCTGCCTGCCGATCGCCTGGCTGCTGGGCCGCTGGGAGGGCGCCGGCCTCGGCGACTACCCGACGATCGAGGCGTTCCGGTTCGGCCAGGAGGTCGAGTTCAGCTACGTGCCGGACAAGCCGTTCCTGTCGTACCGCAGTCGCAGCTGGATCCTCGACGAGGACGGCAACCTGGTGAAGCCGGCGGCGCGCGAGACCGGGTACTGGCGGCCGCAGCAGGACGACGAGATCGAGGTGCTGCTCACGCACCCGACCGGGTTCGTCGAGATCTACATCGGGCAGACGGAGCCGGCCCGCGTCGAGCTGGCCACGCGCGGCGTCCTGAAGACCGAGACCGCCAAGGACTACCGCACCGGTCACCGGCTGTACGGGCTGGTCGACGGCGCGCTCATGTACGTCTACGAGATGTCGGCCATGGGCCACGAGCTGCAGCCGCACCTGTCCGCCGAGCTCAAGCGGGTCACCGGCGCCACCGAGGCGAGGGACTAG
- a CDS encoding DUF1416 domain-containing protein, with protein sequence MCGATTGGVSLEGVDVTKETVIQGVVQRDDAPLAGAYVRLLDATGEFTAEVPTSATGQFRFFAAPGTWTLRTLAPGAATVDRSVVADVGITDVEVHVG encoded by the coding sequence ATGTGCGGAGCCACCACTGGCGGAGTGTCGTTGGAAGGGGTCGACGTGACCAAGGAAACCGTCATCCAGGGCGTCGTCCAGCGTGACGACGCGCCGCTCGCGGGCGCCTACGTGCGGCTGCTCGACGCGACCGGCGAGTTCACCGCCGAGGTCCCGACCAGCGCCACCGGCCAGTTCCGGTTCTTCGCCGCGCCCGGCACCTGGACCCTGCGCACGCTGGCGCCGGGTGCCGCGACGGTCGACCGCTCGGTCGTCGCCGACGTCGGCATCACCGACGTCGAGGTCCACGTCGGCTGA